One genomic region from Methanocaldococcus fervens AG86 encodes:
- a CDS encoding NifB/NifX family molybdenum-iron cluster-binding protein yields MKIALPIENNELSQHFGRCEKFMIVEIENGEIKGKEIIENTAREGREGVGTTSASLIADKGVDAIIVQNIGPKAYNVLKQLGIEIYKANSTSIDECIKLFLEKKLEKFE; encoded by the coding sequence ATGAAAATAGCACTGCCAATAGAAAATAATGAATTATCTCAACACTTTGGAAGATGTGAAAAATTTATGATTGTAGAGATTGAAAATGGGGAGATAAAAGGAAAAGAAATTATTGAAAACACTGCAAGAGAGGGAAGGGAGGGGGTTGGAACAACATCAGCATCGTTAATTGCAGACAAAGGGGTAGATGCCATTATAGTCCAAAATATAGGTCCAAAGGCATACAATGTTTTAAAACAGCTTGGCATTGAGATTTATAAGGCAAATTCAACATCTATTGATGAATGCATAAAGCTATTTTTAGAGAAAAAATTAGAAAAGTTTGAGTGA
- a CDS encoding nucleotide-binding protein, with the protein MIVAVTGGKGGTGKSTLSSNLFFYFVENYKTALIDCDVETPNLPYLLGCENLNPIKDIFIEVPNIEEGKTYNYNNVCKEGALLKVRNKLIFVEELCSGCKACGINSNITFKKRSIGKIYEKKFDNGYLIVGKSNLGERKTAKIVTETKKYGLSKHCEINIIDTAAGTHCNVVRALINADKVIIVTEPTPFSISDAKRIIKVVEKLNIPYKIVLNRYGISDLKINYDFKIPYDKRIVECYCKGESFLKYDDLRNYVGEIANWILGIG; encoded by the coding sequence ATGATTGTTGCAGTAACTGGAGGTAAGGGAGGGACTGGAAAATCCACCCTCTCATCCAATTTATTTTTTTATTTTGTTGAGAATTATAAAACTGCTTTAATTGATTGTGATGTTGAAACCCCTAACCTTCCTTATCTATTAGGTTGTGAGAATCTAAATCCAATAAAAGATATTTTCATTGAAGTTCCAAATATAGAGGAGGGAAAAACATATAACTACAATAATGTATGTAAAGAAGGGGCTTTATTGAAAGTTAGAAATAAATTGATATTTGTTGAAGAGTTGTGTAGTGGATGCAAAGCATGTGGGATAAATAGCAATATAACATTTAAAAAGAGAAGTATTGGAAAAATCTATGAGAAAAAATTTGATAACGGTTATTTAATTGTAGGAAAATCAAATTTAGGAGAGAGGAAGACAGCAAAAATTGTAACTGAAACAAAAAAATACGGATTATCAAAACATTGCGAAATTAACATTATAGACACTGCCGCAGGAACTCACTGTAATGTTGTAAGGGCATTAATTAACGCAGATAAAGTTATTATAGTCACTGAACCAACTCCTTTTAGCATTTCAGATGCTAAGAGAATAATTAAAGTTGTTGAAAAGTTAAATATCCCATACAAGATTGTTTTAAATAGGTATGGGATTAGTGATTTAAAAATTAACTATGATTTTAAAATTCCATATGATAAAAGGATAGTTGAATGCTACTGCAAAGGAGAGAGCTTTTTAAAGTATGATGATTTGAGAAATTATGTGGGAGAGATAGCAAATTGGATTTTGGGGATAGGATGA